A genomic window from Streptomyces sp. MST-110588 includes:
- a CDS encoding M23 family metallopeptidase, translated as MNDRHPSGAQAPAVPSPDASYGHYPAYGSTAPYAQHYGDHPSYGPQDSPSGYAAYGEGDQLYSTPAGTYETNGYGTSGYGTTGYAADSYDTSSYGAGADAYGGGTGPYDTGAYATGAGQRQAGGYDGRDGYDDPYAHTAYDISGCPTASYDVAALTGHDATAMWPVTGHDPAPGIPAQASAPRGESGYPHGAAWEGTAPHDTHGGGPWEATAQWDLSSYGAYEADPHGASQHAAHGAGAQDVSGHLAETQTAMVLTFPADGGSGDGDSGGAGGDPGDAHRATATGADTGSGTHAGAHADSHADTAEATVTGAGSASVAGSRAGGRNRGRGRRTVKRSALLTVAVPSVAAMGVCAVAAASVSGIGKGTDGRTTQATKEVPPVKPAAANRKLDTQLASLSAGADDFADRASRTQERIDLKARQAADRKRRAEEAARKEAERPKFLLPVKQHGLSAYYGQAGVNWMSVHTGIDFPVSYGTPVMAATDGTVRTQWNSAYGNMAIVTAPDGTETWYCHLSSTRIRSGQVKAGDQIAYSGNSGNSTGPHLHFEVRPGGGSPIDPLPWLRSHGLDPN; from the coding sequence GTGAACGACCGTCACCCGTCGGGGGCTCAGGCCCCGGCCGTCCCCTCTCCCGACGCCTCATATGGGCACTACCCGGCTTACGGATCCACGGCACCGTACGCGCAGCACTACGGGGACCACCCGTCGTACGGACCGCAGGACTCCCCTTCCGGATACGCCGCCTACGGCGAGGGCGATCAGCTCTACAGCACACCGGCCGGCACATACGAGACCAACGGGTACGGGACCAGCGGCTACGGGACCACCGGGTACGCAGCGGACTCATACGACACCAGCTCGTACGGCGCGGGCGCGGACGCCTACGGTGGCGGCACGGGCCCGTACGACACCGGCGCGTACGCCACCGGCGCCGGCCAGCGGCAGGCAGGCGGCTACGACGGCCGCGACGGCTACGACGACCCGTACGCGCACACCGCGTACGACATCAGCGGATGCCCCACGGCCAGTTACGACGTCGCGGCGCTCACCGGTCACGACGCCACCGCGATGTGGCCGGTCACCGGCCATGACCCGGCTCCCGGTATCCCGGCGCAGGCGAGCGCGCCGCGCGGTGAGAGCGGCTACCCGCACGGCGCCGCCTGGGAGGGCACCGCGCCGCACGACACGCACGGCGGCGGGCCGTGGGAAGCCACCGCGCAGTGGGACCTGAGCAGTTACGGCGCGTACGAGGCCGACCCGCACGGTGCCTCGCAGCACGCCGCCCACGGAGCCGGAGCCCAGGACGTCTCCGGGCACCTGGCCGAGACCCAGACCGCCATGGTCCTCACCTTCCCCGCCGACGGCGGCAGCGGTGACGGCGACAGCGGCGGCGCGGGCGGGGACCCGGGCGACGCCCACCGCGCCACCGCGACCGGCGCGGACACCGGATCCGGCACCCACGCCGGCGCCCATGCCGACTCCCACGCCGACACCGCCGAGGCCACCGTCACCGGTGCCGGCAGCGCCTCCGTGGCCGGCAGCCGAGCCGGCGGCCGTAACCGTGGCCGGGGCCGCCGTACCGTCAAGCGCTCCGCGCTGCTGACCGTGGCCGTTCCCTCGGTGGCGGCCATGGGCGTGTGCGCCGTCGCCGCCGCCTCGGTCAGCGGCATCGGCAAGGGCACCGACGGCCGGACCACGCAGGCCACCAAGGAAGTCCCGCCCGTCAAGCCGGCCGCCGCCAACCGGAAGCTCGACACCCAGCTCGCCAGTCTCAGCGCCGGCGCGGACGACTTCGCCGACCGCGCCAGCCGTACGCAGGAACGTATCGATCTCAAGGCCCGCCAGGCGGCGGACCGCAAGCGCCGGGCGGAGGAGGCGGCGCGCAAGGAGGCCGAGCGCCCCAAGTTCCTGCTGCCGGTCAAGCAGCACGGACTGAGCGCCTATTACGGGCAGGCGGGCGTCAACTGGATGTCCGTACACACCGGTATCGACTTCCCGGTCAGTTACGGCACGCCCGTCATGGCCGCGACCGACGGCACCGTACGGACCCAGTGGAACTCCGCGTACGGAAACATGGCGATCGTGACCGCGCCCGACGGCACGGAGACCTGGTACTGCCACCTGAGCAGCACCAGAATCCGGTCCGGTCAGGTCAAAGCCGGAGATCAAATTGCCTATTCGGGCAATTCCGGAAACTCGACGGGTCCGCACCTCCATTTCGAGGTACGTCCCGGTGGCGGCTCGCCCATCGACCCGCTGCCGTGGCTGCGCAGCCACGGCCTCGACCCGAACTGA
- a CDS encoding response regulator transcription factor yields MSSDAAQDGRSEAGTQAGEGPGRTVRVVLVDDHRMFRAGVQAEIGETDRTGVEVVGEAADVDQAITVITATRPEVVLLDVHLPGGGGVEVLRRSAAMMADAERPVRFLALSVSDAAEDVIGVIRGGARGYVTKTITGKDLVDSIFRVQEGDAVFSPRLAGFVLDAFASTDAPPVDEDMDRLTQREREVLRLIARGYAYKEIAKQLFISVKTVESHVSAVLRKLQLSNRHELTRWATARRLV; encoded by the coding sequence ATGAGCAGCGACGCCGCGCAGGACGGTCGGAGCGAAGCCGGTACCCAGGCGGGGGAGGGGCCGGGGCGAACGGTACGTGTCGTACTGGTGGACGATCACCGGATGTTCCGTGCAGGAGTCCAGGCCGAGATCGGGGAGACCGACCGTACGGGCGTGGAGGTCGTCGGGGAGGCCGCCGACGTCGACCAGGCGATCACGGTCATCACCGCGACCCGCCCCGAGGTCGTCCTCCTGGACGTCCACCTGCCCGGCGGCGGTGGCGTCGAGGTGCTGCGCCGCAGTGCGGCCATGATGGCCGACGCCGAGCGCCCGGTACGGTTCCTGGCGCTGTCCGTCTCGGACGCCGCCGAGGACGTCATCGGCGTGATCCGGGGCGGAGCCCGTGGCTATGTCACCAAGACGATCACCGGTAAGGACCTGGTCGACTCGATCTTCCGGGTGCAGGAAGGTGACGCGGTCTTCTCCCCGCGGCTGGCCGGCTTCGTCCTGGACGCCTTCGCTTCCACGGACGCGCCGCCGGTGGACGAGGACATGGACCGCCTCACCCAGCGTGAGCGCGAGGTGCTGCGGCTGATCGCCCGCGGTTATGCGTACAAGGAGATCGCCAAGCAGCTCTTCATCTCCGTGAAGACGGTCGAGTCCCATGTCTCCGCCGTGCTCAGGAAGCTCCAGCTCTCCAACCGCCATGAGCTGACCCGCTGGGCGACCGCCCGCCGCCTGGTCTGA
- a CDS encoding alpha/beta hydrolase-fold protein: MSLTGTPFFLTCIALVIVAIVLPLGLWGRIGGPRLVRGLVRFFMLLFAQVTAIALVFVMVNNANSLFDTWDDLLGTADHAGVAKDLGADGLGGKKISDVPRQLQKFEPATDPVMGAGVQQTQLKGRLSGVSGEVYVWLPPQYNDPAYRDKKFPVVEVLPGFPGSAKSWFGTLNAGEQLRPLMAQGKVKPFILVAPRTTLLGDVDTGCVNIPGKVNADTWLTVDVRKMVTDNFRASAKPGAWAVAGYSAGAHCAVKLALAHPDRYRAGIGLSGYNDPALETKSLAGRDPKLREQSNPINILKAADAAGKPPRTALYISGASGDGYQAGLGLQQLAKKPTTVKVKRIPSNAGGHSAAVWRNQVPEIFHWLSGLLKP; this comes from the coding sequence ATGAGTCTGACGGGCACGCCCTTCTTCCTCACCTGTATCGCGCTGGTGATCGTTGCCATCGTGCTGCCGCTCGGACTGTGGGGCCGGATCGGCGGGCCCCGGCTGGTCAGGGGCCTGGTGCGGTTCTTCATGCTGCTGTTCGCGCAGGTCACGGCGATCGCCCTGGTCTTCGTGATGGTGAACAACGCCAACAGCCTCTTCGACACCTGGGACGACCTGCTCGGTACGGCCGATCACGCCGGGGTCGCCAAGGACCTGGGCGCGGACGGGCTGGGCGGCAAGAAGATCAGCGATGTGCCCAGGCAGCTCCAGAAGTTCGAGCCGGCGACGGACCCGGTGATGGGCGCCGGGGTCCAGCAGACCCAGCTCAAGGGCCGGCTCTCGGGCGTCAGCGGCGAGGTGTACGTGTGGCTGCCGCCGCAGTACAACGACCCGGCGTACCGGGACAAGAAGTTCCCGGTCGTGGAGGTCCTCCCCGGGTTCCCGGGCTCGGCGAAGTCCTGGTTCGGGACCCTCAATGCCGGTGAGCAGTTGCGTCCGCTGATGGCGCAGGGCAAGGTCAAGCCGTTCATTCTGGTGGCCCCGCGCACCACGCTCCTGGGGGATGTCGACACCGGCTGCGTCAACATCCCGGGCAAGGTCAACGCCGACACCTGGCTGACCGTGGACGTACGCAAGATGGTCACCGACAACTTCCGGGCGTCCGCGAAGCCCGGTGCGTGGGCCGTGGCGGGCTACTCGGCCGGCGCCCACTGCGCGGTGAAGCTGGCGCTGGCCCACCCGGACCGCTACCGCGCGGGCATCGGCCTCTCCGGCTACAACGACCCGGCCCTGGAGACCAAGTCGCTGGCGGGCCGCGACCCCAAGCTGCGTGAGCAGTCCAACCCGATCAACATCCTCAAGGCCGCCGACGCGGCGGGCAAGCCGCCGCGCACCGCCTTGTACATCTCCGGCGCGTCGGGCGACGGTTACCAGGCGGGCCTCGGCCTCCAGCAGCTCGCGAAGAAGCCGACGACGGTGAAGGTCAAGCGGATCCCGTCCAACGCGGGCGGCCACTCCGCCGCCGTGTGGCGCAACCAGGTCCCGGAGATCTTCCACTGGCTGAGCGGACTGCTCAAGCCGTAA
- the pcrA gene encoding DNA helicase PcrA, with protein sequence MSSLFDDSFLADLGPTDEVPPPPEDEDGPAPEEIPDDLFGGAFDAPLTGFGTPGQGRDAYYRDGAPRPVVDPAALLEGLNDQQKAAVVHSGSPLLIVAGAGSGKTRVLTHRIAHLLGARGVHPGQILAITFTNKAAGEMKERVEELVGPRANAMWVSTFHSACVRILRRESKKLGFTSSFSIYDAADSKRLMALVCRDLDLDPKRFPPKSFSAKVSNLKNELIDEETFAGQAADGFEKSVAEAYAMYQARLREANALDFDDIIMTTVNLLQAFPDVADHYRRRFRHVLVDEYQDTNHAQYTLVRELVGPAEGAAELCVVGDADQSIYAFRGATIRNILQFEEDYPDATTIMLEQNYRSSQTILSAANAVIERNENRRPKNLWTDAGAGPRITGYVADTEHDEAQFVAEEIDRLTDAGDAKAGDVAVFYRTNAQSRVFEEIFIRVGLPYKVVGGVRFYERKEVRDVLAYLRVLANPEDTVPLRRILNVPKRGIGERAEAMIDALSLREKISFPQALRRVEEAYGMAARSVNAVKRFNTLMEELRTVVESGAGPATVLEAVLERTGYLAELQSSTDPQDETRVENLQELAAVALEFEQERGQDNPGTLPDFLEQVALVADSDQIPDEDEEGSGVITLMTLHTAKGLEFPVVFLTGMEDGVFPHMRALGQTKELEEERRLAYVGITRARERLYVTRSTMRSAWGQPSYNPASRFLEEIPDEYVEWKRTGTATPSASMGALSGTGFGSGFGSGPGSGSRGGGTGIGTSLSSSRSRSGASGFATRRAGDRPVVSLAIGDRVTHDSFGLGTVVGVKGSGDNAEATIDFGGEKPKRLLLRYAPVEKL encoded by the coding sequence ATGAGCAGCCTCTTTGACGACAGCTTCCTGGCGGACCTCGGGCCAACGGACGAGGTACCGCCGCCTCCCGAGGACGAGGACGGTCCGGCACCGGAGGAGATCCCGGACGACCTCTTCGGGGGCGCCTTCGACGCGCCCCTGACCGGCTTCGGCACCCCGGGCCAGGGAAGGGACGCGTACTACCGGGACGGCGCCCCGCGTCCCGTCGTCGACCCCGCGGCACTGCTGGAGGGGCTCAACGACCAGCAGAAGGCGGCGGTGGTGCACAGCGGCTCGCCGCTGCTGATCGTCGCCGGCGCCGGGTCCGGCAAGACCCGTGTACTGACCCACCGCATCGCGCATCTGCTCGGCGCGCGCGGTGTCCACCCCGGCCAGATCCTGGCGATCACCTTCACCAACAAGGCCGCGGGCGAGATGAAGGAGCGGGTGGAGGAGCTGGTCGGCCCGCGCGCGAACGCCATGTGGGTCTCCACCTTCCACAGCGCCTGTGTGCGGATCCTGCGCCGGGAGTCCAAGAAGCTCGGTTTCACCTCGTCCTTCTCGATCTACGACGCGGCCGATTCCAAGCGTCTGATGGCGCTGGTCTGCCGGGACCTGGACCTCGATCCCAAGCGTTTCCCGCCGAAGTCCTTCAGCGCCAAGGTCTCCAACCTCAAGAACGAGCTCATCGACGAGGAGACCTTCGCGGGCCAGGCGGCCGACGGTTTCGAGAAGTCCGTGGCCGAGGCGTACGCGATGTACCAGGCGCGGCTGCGCGAAGCCAACGCCCTGGACTTCGACGACATCATCATGACCACGGTCAACCTCCTCCAGGCGTTCCCGGACGTGGCCGACCACTACCGCCGCCGCTTCCGGCACGTGCTCGTGGACGAGTACCAGGACACCAACCACGCCCAGTACACCCTGGTACGGGAGCTGGTGGGGCCGGCCGAGGGCGCGGCCGAGCTGTGCGTGGTGGGCGACGCCGACCAGTCGATCTACGCCTTCCGGGGCGCGACGATCCGTAACATCCTCCAGTTCGAGGAGGACTATCCGGACGCGACGACGATCATGCTGGAGCAGAACTACCGCTCCTCGCAGACGATCCTCAGCGCCGCCAACGCCGTCATCGAGCGCAACGAGAACCGCCGCCCGAAGAACCTGTGGACGGACGCCGGGGCTGGCCCGCGCATCACCGGCTATGTCGCGGACACCGAGCACGACGAGGCGCAGTTCGTCGCCGAGGAGATCGACCGGCTGACGGACGCGGGCGACGCCAAGGCGGGCGACGTCGCGGTCTTCTACCGTACGAACGCCCAGTCCCGTGTGTTCGAGGAGATCTTCATCCGGGTCGGCCTGCCCTACAAGGTCGTCGGCGGCGTGCGCTTCTATGAGCGCAAGGAGGTCCGGGACGTCCTGGCGTACCTGCGGGTGCTGGCCAACCCCGAGGACACCGTCCCGCTGCGCCGCATCCTGAACGTGCCCAAGCGCGGCATCGGCGAGCGCGCCGAGGCGATGATCGACGCGCTCTCGCTGCGCGAGAAGATCAGCTTCCCGCAGGCGCTGCGCCGGGTCGAGGAGGCGTACGGCATGGCGGCCCGCTCCGTCAACGCTGTCAAGCGCTTCAACACGCTCATGGAGGAGCTGCGGACCGTCGTGGAGTCGGGTGCCGGGCCCGCGACCGTACTGGAAGCGGTCCTGGAGCGTACGGGGTACCTCGCCGAGCTCCAGTCCTCGACCGACCCGCAGGACGAGACCCGGGTCGAGAACCTCCAGGAACTGGCCGCTGTGGCCCTGGAGTTCGAACAGGAACGCGGTCAGGACAATCCGGGCACACTGCCCGATTTCCTGGAGCAGGTGGCGCTGGTCGCCGACTCCGACCAGATCCCGGACGAGGACGAGGAGGGCTCGGGCGTCATCACGCTCATGACCCTCCACACCGCCAAGGGCCTGGAGTTCCCGGTCGTCTTCCTGACGGGCATGGAGGACGGGGTCTTCCCGCACATGCGCGCGCTCGGCCAGACCAAGGAGCTGGAGGAGGAACGGCGGCTGGCGTACGTGGGCATCACGCGCGCCCGTGAGCGGCTGTACGTGACGCGCTCGACGATGCGCAGCGCCTGGGGGCAGCCCTCCTACAACCCCGCCTCGCGGTTCCTGGAGGAGATTCCGGACGAGTACGTGGAGTGGAAGCGGACGGGGACGGCCACGCCGTCGGCGTCGATGGGCGCACTGTCCGGCACCGGCTTCGGCTCGGGCTTCGGTTCGGGACCGGGTTCCGGGTCACGCGGTGGCGGCACGGGAATCGGTACCTCGCTGTCCTCGTCCCGGAGCAGGTCGGGGGCGAGCGGCTTCGCCACCCGCCGGGCCGGTGACCGGCCGGTGGTCTCCCTGGCGATCGGCGACCGCGTGACGCACGACAGCTTCGGGCTGGGCACGGTCGTCGGGGTCAAGGGCAGCGGTGACAACGCGGAGGCGACGATCGACTTCGGCGGCGAGAAGCCCAAGCGGCTGCTGCTGCGGTACGCGCCGGTGGAAAAGCTGTAA
- a CDS encoding alpha/beta fold hydrolase yields MKTLPFLCSLTRPSALLRATVVELAILAGHLLLYPTGIAQEQRLTDPADDPDTGTTTGTATGVTTGVITGPGAGTAGGTATAIGPTRATAIGQAPRPAPNPAIAPAIAPAIGPAAGRHGGGPTPLPTAQDSTHLPVLLLHGFIDNRSVFVLLRRSLHRHGWRHVEALNYSPLTCDIRQAAELLGRHVEEFCRRTGHHRVDVVGHSLGGLIARYYTQRLGGDHRIRTLVTLGTPHSGTRVAPLMSAHPIVRQMRPDSDVIKELAAPAPNCRTHFVCFWSDLDQVMVPARTARIDHEDLIAHNVQVSGIGHLALPVSGAVAAGIRTALGAAEAAQGTGKAISVA; encoded by the coding sequence ATGAAGACCCTGCCCTTTCTCTGTTCTCTCACCCGCCCCTCCGCGCTGCTGCGCGCGACGGTCGTGGAGCTGGCGATCCTCGCCGGGCACCTGCTCCTGTACCCGACCGGCATCGCCCAGGAACAGCGCCTCACCGACCCGGCCGACGACCCGGACACCGGAACGACCACCGGAACGGCCACCGGCGTGACCACCGGCGTGATCACCGGCCCGGGCGCCGGAACGGCCGGCGGAACGGCCACGGCCATCGGCCCGACCAGGGCAACGGCCATCGGCCAGGCCCCCCGTCCGGCGCCCAACCCGGCCATCGCTCCTGCCATCGCCCCCGCCATCGGTCCGGCCGCCGGCCGTCACGGCGGCGGCCCCACACCGCTGCCGACGGCACAGGACAGTACCCACCTGCCCGTCCTCCTCCTGCACGGCTTCATCGACAACCGTTCCGTCTTCGTCCTGCTGCGCCGTTCCCTGCACCGGCACGGCTGGAGACACGTGGAAGCACTCAACTACTCCCCCTTGACCTGTGACATCCGCCAGGCCGCCGAACTGCTGGGCCGCCATGTGGAGGAGTTCTGCCGGCGTACGGGCCACCACCGGGTGGACGTGGTGGGCCACAGCCTCGGTGGTCTCATCGCCCGTTATTACACACAGCGCCTCGGCGGCGATCACCGCATCCGTACGCTGGTCACACTCGGCACCCCGCACTCCGGCACCCGCGTGGCGCCCTTGATGTCCGCCCATCCGATCGTGCGCCAGATGCGTCCGGATTCGGATGTGATCAAGGAGCTGGCGGCCCCGGCACCGAATTGCCGCACGCATTTCGTGTGCTTCTGGAGCGACCTGGACCAGGTGATGGTCCCGGCGCGGACCGCGCGAATCGATCATGAGGATTTGATCGCGCACAACGTGCAGGTCTCCGGTATCGGACATCTCGCGTTACCGGTCAGCGGGGCGGTCGCCGCCGGAATACGTACGGCCCTCGGCGCCGCGGAAGCCGCACAAGGGACCGGGAAGGCGATTTCGGTGGCCTGA
- a CDS encoding cobalamin B12-binding domain-containing protein, with translation MDVARQQGARSESRSGEDAAAQAAAHAAGPIRVVVAKPGLDGHDRGAKVIARALRDAGMEVIYTGLHQTPEQIVNTAIQEDADAIGLSILSGAHNTLFAKVIELLKERDAEDIKVFGGGIIPEADIAPLKEQGVAEIFTPGATTASIVEWVNANIRQLAA, from the coding sequence ATGGATGTGGCTCGGCAGCAAGGGGCTCGGTCGGAGAGCCGGAGCGGCGAGGACGCGGCGGCACAGGCCGCGGCGCACGCCGCGGGACCGATCCGTGTGGTGGTGGCCAAGCCGGGGCTCGACGGCCACGACCGCGGAGCGAAGGTCATCGCGCGGGCGCTGCGGGACGCCGGCATGGAGGTCATCTACACCGGGCTGCACCAGACGCCCGAACAGATCGTCAACACGGCGATCCAGGAGGACGCGGACGCGATCGGTCTGTCGATCCTCTCCGGCGCGCACAACACGCTCTTCGCGAAGGTGATCGAACTGCTCAAGGAGCGCGACGCGGAGGACATCAAGGTCTTCGGCGGCGGCATCATCCCCGAGGCGGACATCGCTCCCCTCAAGGAGCAGGGCGTCGCGGAGATCTTCACCCCGGGCGCGACGACCGCCTCGATCGTCGAGTGGGTCAACGCCAACATCCGCCAGCTCGCTGCCTGA
- a CDS encoding ATP-binding protein has translation MTTAAPRAEGPYAPAPDPDDPPLRKLYRSADGRLLGGVARGLAGHLGLPVSWVRVVFLALFMAEGLGALLYGAFWFIVPLGVGGVEAPRPATPADSRFAPGEKDGSGRWRLMARKPDKGQVFALLTLLTGAGVAASKFELGRVNVYLWPVLLIGAGVALVWRQADNARRAQWVELGRRKAMLPVLRGAAGVLLVGVGVTGIVVLQGSVRHLGAVLQASLALLVGIALLAGPYLVRMTQDLSEERLMRIRAQERAEVAAHVHDSVLHTLTLIQRNAEDSREVARLARAQERELRAWLYKPEGRGKDEAQEPASLAEAVRKAAAEVEDHHGVPIEVVIVGDCPLDEKLGAQMQAAREAMVNAAKYGGKGGPVQTFAEVEGRTVFVSVRDHGPGFDLDAVPEDRMGVRQSIIGRMERHGGTARLRAAPEGGTVVELEMERDA, from the coding sequence ATGACCACCGCAGCGCCTCGCGCCGAAGGCCCCTACGCCCCGGCGCCCGATCCCGACGATCCGCCCCTGCGCAAGCTCTACCGCAGCGCCGACGGGCGGCTGCTCGGCGGTGTCGCGCGGGGCCTCGCCGGTCATCTGGGGCTGCCCGTCTCCTGGGTCCGGGTCGTCTTCCTCGCCCTGTTCATGGCCGAGGGGCTGGGCGCCCTGCTTTACGGGGCGTTCTGGTTCATCGTGCCGCTGGGAGTCGGCGGGGTGGAGGCGCCGCGCCCGGCCACGCCCGCCGATTCCCGCTTCGCGCCCGGGGAGAAGGACGGCAGCGGCAGATGGCGGCTGATGGCCCGCAAGCCCGACAAGGGCCAGGTCTTCGCGCTGCTCACGCTGTTGACAGGCGCGGGCGTCGCGGCCTCCAAGTTCGAGCTCGGCCGGGTGAACGTCTATCTGTGGCCGGTGCTGTTGATAGGCGCGGGCGTCGCGCTGGTCTGGCGGCAGGCCGACAACGCCCGCCGCGCGCAGTGGGTGGAGCTCGGCCGCCGCAAGGCCATGCTCCCGGTGCTGCGCGGCGCGGCCGGTGTGCTGCTGGTGGGCGTCGGTGTGACGGGCATCGTCGTCCTCCAGGGATCGGTGCGGCATCTGGGCGCGGTGCTCCAGGCCTCGCTGGCGCTCCTGGTCGGCATCGCGCTGCTCGCGGGCCCCTATCTCGTACGGATGACGCAGGACCTTTCCGAGGAACGGCTGATGCGCATCCGCGCGCAGGAGCGGGCCGAGGTCGCCGCCCACGTCCACGACTCGGTCCTGCACACCCTGACGCTGATTCAGCGCAATGCGGAGGACTCCCGCGAGGTGGCGCGACTGGCCCGCGCACAGGAGCGTGAGCTGCGCGCCTGGCTCTACAAACCCGAGGGCCGGGGCAAGGATGAGGCCCAGGAGCCGGCGTCGCTCGCGGAGGCCGTGCGCAAGGCCGCTGCCGAGGTCGAGGACCACCACGGCGTTCCGATCGAGGTGGTGATCGTCGGCGACTGTCCGCTGGACGAGAAGCTCGGCGCGCAGATGCAGGCCGCGCGGGAGGCGATGGTCAACGCGGCGAAGTACGGCGGCAAGGGCGGTCCGGTCCAGACGTTCGCGGAGGTCGAGGGGCGTACGGTCTTCGTCTCCGTGCGGGACCACGGCCCCGGCTTCGACTTGGACGCGGTGCCCGAGGACCGTATGGGCGTAAGGCAGTCCATCATCGGACGCATGGAACGGCACGGCGGTACGGCCCGGCTGCGCGCGGCCCCGGAGGGAGGGACGGTGGTGGAGCTGGAGATGGAACGCGACGCCTGA
- a CDS encoding C40 family peptidase — translation MTAPVASHRKPRHHPLGLRLSPGNGLGRGLAGNTVRTAATLAIAGAATATVLDGTGHAAPRPVPARQAQQVPGQASGQFPEQTQTPEQIGRQVGRLYKEAEIATEEYDGAKERADRAAKELGRLQDEAARASRRLNAARAELGTMAASQYRAGGVDPTVRLALSADPDHFLEGATVLDRAGSSQAAAVTSYARRLDGVRQTHDRAQETAGTLRGAQSALKKHRITIVRKLAAAEKLLNRLTDEQRHTLMGTLGDASADGSGPAERAGSVHRADRSGGRTGSGTGSGAGTGSAPGSPTSALMSAQAAAAAAEAPDARAARAVAYAYRALGKPYVWGATGPSSYDCSGLTQAAWRAGGVSLPRTTYTQINAGTRVNRSELMPGDLVFFYSGVSHVGLYIGGGKMIHAPHPGAPVRVAPIDLMPFAGATRPA, via the coding sequence GTGACGGCCCCCGTGGCGTCGCACCGCAAGCCCAGGCACCACCCGCTCGGTCTCCGTCTCAGCCCCGGTAACGGCCTCGGCCGTGGTCTGGCCGGGAACACCGTCCGTACGGCGGCCACGCTGGCCATCGCGGGTGCCGCCACCGCCACCGTCCTGGACGGCACCGGCCACGCCGCTCCCCGTCCCGTCCCCGCCCGGCAGGCACAGCAGGTTCCGGGGCAGGCTTCCGGGCAGTTCCCGGAGCAGACGCAGACCCCGGAGCAGATCGGGCGCCAGGTCGGCCGGCTCTACAAGGAGGCCGAGATCGCGACCGAGGAGTACGACGGCGCCAAGGAGCGGGCCGACCGGGCGGCCAAGGAGCTGGGGCGGCTCCAGGACGAGGCGGCCCGCGCCTCCCGGCGGCTGAACGCCGCACGGGCCGAACTCGGCACGATGGCCGCCTCGCAGTACAGGGCGGGCGGTGTCGACCCGACCGTCCGGCTCGCCCTGTCCGCCGATCCCGACCACTTCCTCGAAGGCGCCACCGTCCTGGACCGGGCCGGCAGCAGCCAGGCCGCCGCCGTCACCTCCTACGCCCGCAGACTGGACGGCGTACGGCAGACCCACGACCGCGCCCAGGAGACGGCCGGCACGCTGCGCGGCGCCCAGAGTGCCCTGAAGAAGCACCGGATCACGATCGTGCGGAAGCTGGCCGCCGCCGAGAAGCTGCTGAACCGGCTGACCGACGAGCAGCGGCACACCCTCATGGGCACCCTGGGGGACGCCTCCGCCGACGGCTCCGGGCCGGCCGAGCGCGCCGGGTCCGTCCACCGCGCCGACCGGTCCGGGGGCCGTACGGGCAGCGGCACGGGCTCCGGCGCCGGTACGGGTTCGGCACCCGGCTCCCCCACCTCCGCACTCATGAGCGCGCAGGCCGCCGCGGCAGCCGCCGAGGCCCCCGACGCCCGTGCCGCGCGCGCCGTCGCCTACGCCTACCGCGCACTCGGCAAGCCGTACGTATGGGGCGCCACCGGCCCGTCCTCGTACGACTGCTCGGGGCTGACCCAGGCCGCCTGGCGGGCCGGCGGCGTCTCCCTGCCCCGTACGACCTACACCCAGATCAACGCCGGAACGCGCGTCAACCGCTCCGAACTCATGCCCGGTGACCTGGTCTTCTTCTACTCCGGCGTGAGCCATGTCGGCCTCTACATCGGCGGCGGCAAGATGATCCACGCCCCGCACCCGGGCGCGCCGGTACGGGTCGCCCCCATCGACCTGATGCCTTTCGCGGGGGCGACCCGGCCGGCCTGA